A genomic stretch from Phycisphaerae bacterium includes:
- a CDS encoding site-specific DNA-methyltransferase: protein NLKFMAGLPDACCDLIYADPPFFTGKTKKQADGKHRFNDSWEGDLDSFLNFLRPRLQHMHRLLRPTGSLYLHLDWHAVHYAKVMLDEIFGGDHFCNEIIWSYRTGGHATRWFARKHDTILFYARQAGRQKFHVQREGRFRTDGLNYDEQGRPYKQTRAGRLYFNSEGPAMTDVWEIPFLSTVSLERTGYPTQKPEALLERVIKASSDPGDIVADFFCGSGTALAVAQRLGRRWLGCDINPHAVDLARHRMTTDQPLLPFPETEG, encoded by the coding sequence CAACCTGAAATTCATGGCCGGCCTGCCGGACGCCTGCTGCGACCTCATCTACGCGGACCCGCCTTTCTTCACCGGCAAGACCAAGAAGCAAGCCGATGGCAAACATCGGTTCAACGACTCTTGGGAAGGCGACCTGGACAGCTTTCTCAATTTCCTCCGCCCGCGCCTGCAGCACATGCATCGTTTGCTCAGACCGACCGGCTCGCTGTATCTCCACCTCGATTGGCACGCCGTTCATTACGCCAAAGTGATGCTGGACGAGATCTTCGGCGGCGACCACTTCTGTAACGAGATTATCTGGTCGTACCGCACCGGCGGCCATGCCACGCGATGGTTCGCCCGCAAGCACGACACCATTCTCTTCTACGCCCGCCAGGCGGGCCGGCAGAAGTTCCACGTCCAGCGCGAGGGGCGATTCCGCACCGACGGCCTGAACTACGACGAGCAGGGCCGCCCGTACAAACAAACCAGAGCCGGCCGTCTCTACTTCAACTCCGAGGGCCCGGCCATGACCGACGTGTGGGAGATCCCCTTCCTCTCAACCGTGTCGCTGGAACGTACCGGTTACCCGACACAGAAACCCGAAGCCCTGCTCGAACGCGTCATCAAAGCAAGCAGCGACCCCGGTGACATCGTCGCGGATTTCTTTTGCGGCAGCGGCACCGCCCTGGCCGTCGCCCAGCGCCTCGGCCGCCGCTGGCTCGGCTGCGACATCAACCCCCACGCCGTCGACCTCGCCCGCCACCGCATGACCACCGATCAACCGCTACTGCCCTTTCCCGAAACAGAGGGGTAA
- a CDS encoding VWA domain-containing protein, translating to MALAFNWPLSFEQPAWLWLLLVIPAIAVISRRSLAGLEPHRRILTVVFRSAVIVMLALALARVQFVRRNEHVAVMFVIDKSHSIPDDRRTAAEQYVRKVINRTSRDDRVGVITFDGKADVDLIPSRGGDDQLGNNIGFGMTVQPDASNIAGGVRLALAALPEGFKRRIVLITDGNQNVGNIEEEIGAATASGVAIDVIPLTYSHDSEILLDRIVVPSQAAKDTRLPIRVIAKSKKPTRARLTLYHNGQTVPLPEAEFDIAGGMQPTVITTSVEIFSGGFHIFDARLTALDQSADKIMENNRATAFSFVNEQGGVLLLARNDEKADHDLLLAALKREKVDVTLETVEDLSIDLNTLQQYGVVILSNLSADTFNEEQHKALASYVRDSGGGLIMIGGEQSFGAGGWIGKPVEEVSPVNFDIRQKKVIPRGALAIIMHSCESPQGNDYGEKAAIATVETLSSQDYLGVITYNWSVGGANWDVPMSLLSDKSAVIRKMKNLQIGDMPDFGTAMQMAINGLLQAKSKGASQLHMIIISDGDPQAPSNAVIDQMNKNKITASTIGIGYGGAHCVETTLIDIARRTSGDPRKFFRCTNPRTLPQIFIKEAKVIRRTLLSEERFTPAVAQYDMQTVQGIAEGPIPQLGGLVLTEPKADIIMPLVRKSADGTNDPLLAYRRFEMGKMAVFTSGLWKKWGAGWAQWEKFGRFWAQLINWSMRQSSGMDFDVTTRLEGNTGRIVVEALKKDASYLNFLQIGGRLVLPNMETEDLHLVQTGPGQYEATFDVVDTGNYLINLKYTDPDKTTGLILSGLSVPYSQEFRVLQTNTPLLERIVTRSGGRKLAMDPVNDKVFDPRGLPPAEMRQPVWRWVISWLLIPLFLLDVAVRRLASTLAMSIYVELAVLAVLIGILYTAGAGFWGYLGALVFAELVGWTMRRRYIIPTIGFFTSSVTSLARAGQRSAQSLSHLKGVRDKVRGDLTAKPDADTRPGTVTIPLEPAADPKKRFEVDEETAAKPAGDLTESLGGAVAAEIDEPKKPSQRPGRKPTGQEDVTGRLLKAKQRARDQIEDEKKES from the coding sequence ATGGCCTTGGCGTTCAACTGGCCTTTGTCTTTCGAGCAACCCGCGTGGCTGTGGCTGCTGCTGGTTATACCGGCCATCGCCGTCATCTCGCGGCGATCTCTGGCCGGTCTCGAACCGCATCGACGCATCCTCACGGTGGTCTTCCGGTCGGCTGTCATCGTCATGCTGGCCCTGGCCCTTGCCCGCGTCCAGTTCGTACGCCGCAACGAGCACGTCGCGGTGATGTTTGTGATCGATAAGTCCCACAGCATCCCCGACGATCGCCGCACGGCCGCGGAGCAGTACGTTCGCAAAGTGATCAACAGAACCTCCCGTGACGACCGCGTCGGCGTGATCACCTTCGATGGAAAAGCCGACGTGGACCTCATCCCCAGCCGCGGCGGCGACGACCAACTGGGCAACAACATCGGCTTTGGCATGACCGTCCAGCCCGATGCGTCCAACATCGCCGGCGGCGTGCGGCTGGCTCTCGCCGCCCTGCCGGAAGGCTTCAAGCGGCGAATCGTGCTCATCACCGACGGCAATCAGAACGTCGGCAACATCGAGGAAGAGATCGGGGCGGCAACGGCCAGCGGCGTGGCAATCGACGTCATTCCGCTCACGTATTCGCACGACAGCGAGATCCTCCTCGACCGAATCGTCGTGCCCAGCCAAGCCGCCAAGGATACACGCCTGCCAATCCGCGTCATCGCCAAGAGCAAGAAACCCACAAGAGCCAGGCTCACGCTCTATCACAACGGCCAAACCGTGCCCCTTCCCGAAGCGGAATTCGATATCGCCGGCGGCATGCAACCGACAGTCATCACCACATCGGTGGAGATCTTCTCGGGCGGATTCCACATCTTCGACGCCCGGTTGACGGCGCTCGACCAGAGCGCCGACAAGATCATGGAGAACAACCGGGCCACGGCCTTCAGCTTCGTCAACGAGCAAGGAGGAGTCCTGCTGCTCGCCAGGAATGACGAGAAAGCCGACCATGACCTGCTGTTGGCCGCCCTCAAGCGGGAGAAGGTCGACGTGACGCTCGAAACCGTCGAGGACCTCAGCATCGACCTGAACACCCTCCAACAGTACGGCGTCGTGATTCTGTCCAACCTGTCGGCCGATACGTTCAACGAGGAACAGCACAAGGCCCTCGCCAGCTACGTGAGAGACTCCGGCGGCGGCCTCATCATGATCGGCGGAGAGCAGTCGTTCGGGGCCGGCGGCTGGATCGGCAAGCCCGTCGAGGAGGTCAGCCCGGTCAACTTCGACATCCGGCAGAAGAAAGTCATCCCGCGCGGGGCTCTCGCGATCATCATGCACAGTTGCGAGAGCCCCCAGGGCAACGACTACGGCGAAAAGGCCGCCATCGCCACCGTCGAAACGCTCAGTTCGCAAGACTACTTGGGGGTCATCACCTACAACTGGAGCGTCGGCGGGGCCAACTGGGACGTGCCGATGTCCCTCCTCTCGGACAAGTCCGCGGTCATCAGGAAAATGAAGAACCTTCAGATCGGCGACATGCCCGACTTCGGCACCGCCATGCAGATGGCAATCAACGGACTGCTGCAGGCCAAAAGCAAGGGCGCTTCTCAGCTTCATATGATCATCATCAGCGACGGCGATCCGCAAGCCCCGAGCAATGCCGTCATCGATCAGATGAACAAGAACAAAATCACTGCCTCGACCATCGGTATCGGCTACGGTGGAGCACATTGCGTCGAGACCACGCTCATCGACATCGCCCGGCGCACCTCCGGCGATCCCCGCAAGTTCTTCCGCTGCACCAACCCCCGAACGTTGCCCCAGATCTTCATCAAGGAGGCGAAGGTCATCCGCCGGACGCTGCTGTCCGAAGAGCGCTTCACGCCTGCCGTCGCCCAATACGACATGCAGACCGTCCAGGGTATTGCCGAAGGACCCATACCGCAGTTGGGCGGGCTGGTCCTGACCGAGCCCAAGGCGGACATCATCATGCCCCTGGTCCGCAAGAGTGCCGACGGAACCAACGACCCTCTCCTGGCCTATCGGCGATTCGAAATGGGTAAGATGGCCGTGTTCACCAGCGGCCTGTGGAAGAAATGGGGAGCCGGATGGGCACAATGGGAGAAATTCGGCCGCTTCTGGGCACAACTCATCAACTGGTCCATGCGCCAGTCGTCCGGGATGGATTTCGACGTAACCACCCGGCTGGAAGGCAATACGGGCAGAATCGTCGTCGAGGCGCTCAAGAAAGACGCATCTTATCTGAATTTCCTGCAGATCGGCGGCCGTCTGGTGCTGCCCAACATGGAAACCGAAGACCTGCACCTTGTGCAGACCGGACCCGGCCAGTATGAGGCCACCTTCGACGTAGTCGACACGGGCAACTACCTCATCAACCTCAAGTACACCGACCCGGACAAGACTACCGGCCTGATCTTGAGCGGACTCAGCGTGCCCTACTCGCAGGAGTTCCGCGTGCTGCAAACCAACACGCCGCTGCTCGAACGAATCGTGACCCGGTCGGGCGGTCGAAAGCTGGCAATGGACCCGGTCAACGACAAGGTCTTCGACCCGAGGGGCCTCCCGCCCGCCGAAATGCGGCAGCCTGTCTGGCGATGGGTCATCTCCTGGCTGCTCATCCCCCTGTTCCTGCTCGACGTGGCCGTGCGACGGCTGGCATCGACGCTGGCCATGTCCATCTATGTGGAACTCGCGGTGTTGGCGGTGCTGATCGGCATCCTCTACACGGCCGGCGCGGGCTTCTGGGGATACCTCGGCGCCCTGGTGTTCGCCGAACTGGTCGGCTGGACCATGCGCCGGCGATACATCATTCCGACGATCGGTTTCTTCACCTCGTCGGTGACCTCCCTGGCACGCGCCGGCCAACGAAGCGCCCAGTCGCTTTCCCACCTCAAGGGGGTTCGCGACAAGGTCCGCGGGGATCTGACCGCCAAGCCGGACGCGGATACGCGGCCGGGCACGGTCACCATCCCCCTCGAACCGGCCGCCGACCCGAAGAAGCGATTCGAGGTGGATGAAGAGACTGCAGCCAAACCGGCGGGAGACCTGACCGAGTCGCTCGGCGGGGCCGTGGCAGCGGAAATCGATGAGCCAAAGAAGCCGTCACAAAGACCGGGCCGCAAGCCCACCGGACAGGAAGACGTGACCGGCCGCCTGCTGAAGGCCAAGCAGCGCGCGCGGGACCAGATTGAGGACGAAAAGAAAGAGTCGTGA
- a CDS encoding MoxR family ATPase, producing the protein MAETIDPRVEKATREFCHKFQRLREEIGKIIVGQQEIVDGVLVCLFTGGHALLEGVPGLGKTYLIRTLAQALSLNFSRIQFTPDLMPADIIGTTIITDDPVTGKRDFRFQRGPLFAQIVLADEINRATPKTQSALLEAMQEHTVTVGGEKHALQEPFFVMATQNPIEQEGTYPLPEAQLDRFFFKLIVNYSSREELKTILDRTTTGYDAKIEPVMTAEEIIGAQRLVRRVVIAPHVQDYAVRMTLATHPDGEFATEMTNKYVRWGSSPRGAQAVTLAAKVQALLEGRFNVSFEDVRKVALPTLRHRVLLNFEGEAENISTDDVIRDILKQTPTLTEQAA; encoded by the coding sequence ATGGCCGAGACAATTGACCCACGAGTTGAAAAGGCAACGCGCGAGTTCTGCCACAAGTTCCAGCGGCTGCGCGAAGAGATCGGCAAGATCATCGTCGGCCAGCAGGAAATCGTCGACGGCGTGCTGGTCTGCCTGTTCACCGGCGGGCATGCCCTCCTCGAGGGCGTGCCCGGTCTGGGCAAAACTTATCTGATCCGCACGCTGGCCCAGGCCCTGAGTTTGAACTTCAGCCGCATCCAGTTCACGCCCGACCTGATGCCCGCCGACATCATCGGCACCACGATCATTACCGATGACCCCGTGACGGGAAAGCGGGACTTCCGCTTTCAAAGGGGACCGCTCTTCGCCCAGATCGTTCTCGCGGACGAAATCAACCGGGCCACGCCCAAAACACAGTCAGCCCTGCTGGAGGCCATGCAGGAACATACCGTCACCGTCGGCGGCGAGAAACACGCCCTCCAAGAGCCCTTCTTTGTGATGGCCACGCAGAACCCCATCGAACAGGAAGGTACTTATCCCTTGCCCGAGGCCCAGCTCGACCGCTTCTTCTTCAAATTGATCGTCAACTACTCCTCTCGCGAAGAACTCAAGACCATCCTCGACCGAACGACCACCGGTTACGACGCCAAGATCGAGCCGGTGATGACCGCGGAGGAGATCATCGGCGCCCAGCGACTGGTGCGCCGCGTGGTCATCGCGCCGCACGTGCAGGATTACGCCGTACGAATGACTCTGGCAACCCATCCTGACGGCGAATTCGCCACCGAGATGACCAACAAATACGTGCGATGGGGTTCGAGCCCGCGCGGAGCACAGGCCGTCACCCTGGCGGCTAAGGTACAGGCCTTGCTGGAGGGCCGTTTCAACGTGTCATTCGAAGACGTGAGGAAAGTGGCCCTTCCGACATTGCGCCATCGCGTGCTCCTGAATTTCGAGGGAGAGGCCGAAAACATCAGCACCGATGACGTGATCAGGGACATTCTCAAACAAACGCCGACGCTGACGGAACAGGCGGCGTAG
- a CDS encoding DUF58 domain-containing protein, with protein MALATKNNQLLDPDFMNQLDRLDIVSRKIFAGKMKGERRSKRKGQSVEFADYRSYVIGDDLRFLDWNIFARLERLFIKLFFEEEDLHVNVLIDCSRSMDFGEPDKALYARRVAAAIAYIGLVNYNRVTLTAFSDRYGPEMAGIRGRRLIHQVLGFLGGLNAEGAGNMTGACKQFAIRHPQRGVCIVLSDFMDKTGYEAGLRYLIGRKYDLYVIQLLSPEEIDPTLTGDLKLLDVEDNDTAEITVSRALLNRYKQTLRAYCGGLRDFCTKRGAVYLFTSTAVPFDQLVLTYLRQRGLLK; from the coding sequence ATGGCCCTTGCGACGAAAAACAACCAGTTGCTCGACCCCGACTTCATGAACCAGCTTGATCGGCTGGACATCGTGTCGCGCAAGATCTTCGCCGGCAAAATGAAGGGAGAGCGACGCTCGAAACGCAAGGGCCAATCGGTCGAGTTCGCCGATTACCGCAGCTACGTCATCGGCGATGACCTGCGCTTTCTCGACTGGAACATCTTCGCCCGGCTTGAGCGGCTGTTCATCAAGCTCTTCTTCGAGGAAGAAGACCTCCACGTCAACGTGCTGATCGACTGCAGCCGCTCGATGGATTTCGGCGAGCCGGACAAGGCCCTCTACGCCCGGCGGGTGGCCGCTGCCATCGCCTACATCGGTCTGGTTAACTACAACCGCGTGACGCTTACGGCCTTCTCCGACCGCTACGGGCCGGAAATGGCCGGCATCCGCGGACGCCGGCTGATCCACCAGGTGCTCGGCTTCCTCGGCGGCCTCAACGCTGAGGGTGCAGGCAACATGACCGGGGCGTGCAAACAGTTCGCCATTCGGCACCCGCAACGAGGCGTCTGCATCGTGCTCAGCGATTTCATGGACAAGACCGGCTATGAGGCGGGTCTCCGATACCTCATCGGACGCAAGTACGACCTCTACGTCATCCAACTCCTCTCCCCCGAGGAAATCGACCCCACACTCACCGGCGACCTCAAGCTCCTCGACGTCGAAGACAACGACACCGCCGAGATCACCGTCAGCCGGGCCTTGCTGAATCGCTACAAGCAGACCCTGAGGGCATATTGCGGTGGGCTCCGAGATTTCTGCACGAAACGCGGTGCAGTGTATCTGTTCACCAGCACCGCCGTGCCGTTCGACCAGCTCGTGCTCACCTATCTGCGGCAAAGGGGGTTGTTGAAATGA
- a CDS encoding VWA domain-containing protein: MNFLAPWHVPVLAAALALPPLVLLYFLKLKRRQIPIASTLLWKRAVHDLQVNSPFQRLRNNLLLILQLLILIAAIAAISEPVRPGKRGIDKAMVLLIDQSASMGAKEADGRTRLQIAKEEAHKIVNELGSSQRAMIIAFCDRARVMSAFTNDKPQLRAAIDAIEQTDGPSLLREAMELAEAHSTPIGEVREVGSSQYILLTDGRLPDSESVRVERGTMEIARIGEATENVGIVSLDVRRNYDRPEQISALINVRNFGTRPAKRDISLLVDGQIKNVQDLPELAPYGRPDAIHAAKYTKDPADNSQATAAFEMMLDTAATIEVRLSGEDALAIDDRAFAVVTPPRSIKALLVSPGNRFLRIAIGAVLDSFDIWQPEEYEKASDDKLIEDGRCVYNVVVFDGHSTNRLPPGNYLFFAAAPLIPDVTLGDVVPAPVLLDWDDTHPVLRHVNVATMSLFSCHKPELPSDAQTLIEATSGPVLSLLTRERRQYLICSFSLFDEDRTHVNTDWPYQEGLVMFMFNALRFLSGSSTIGQQPSVSPGQAFTVSVKPGTREITVRRPDGTTDKAAASASGLATYGRTNRVGLYHLETGIPGEDARAVNLLDASESLIASNKALRVASGETVAVRGSDYVNRPLWPWILGGLGAILLVEWIVYNKRVFV, encoded by the coding sequence ATGAACTTCCTCGCGCCCTGGCATGTTCCGGTCCTGGCCGCCGCCCTGGCCCTGCCGCCGCTGGTCCTGCTCTATTTCCTCAAGCTCAAGCGTCGCCAGATCCCCATCGCCTCGACATTGCTCTGGAAACGGGCGGTCCATGATCTGCAAGTCAACTCCCCGTTCCAGAGGCTGCGTAACAACCTGCTGCTCATCTTGCAACTGCTCATCCTGATCGCGGCGATTGCGGCCATCAGCGAGCCGGTGCGGCCCGGCAAGCGCGGAATCGACAAGGCCATGGTCCTTCTGATCGACCAGTCCGCCTCAATGGGCGCGAAAGAGGCCGACGGCCGAACCCGCCTCCAGATCGCCAAGGAAGAGGCTCACAAGATCGTCAACGAACTGGGCTCCTCGCAGCGCGCCATGATCATTGCCTTCTGCGACCGGGCCCGAGTCATGTCGGCATTCACCAACGACAAGCCCCAGCTCCGCGCGGCGATCGACGCTATCGAACAGACCGACGGCCCCAGCCTGCTGCGCGAGGCGATGGAACTGGCGGAAGCCCACTCCACCCCCATCGGCGAGGTGAGGGAGGTCGGTTCCTCGCAATACATCCTGTTGACCGACGGGCGGCTGCCCGACTCTGAAAGCGTGCGCGTCGAACGCGGCACCATGGAAATCGCCCGCATCGGCGAGGCGACCGAGAACGTGGGCATCGTCAGCCTCGATGTTCGCCGCAACTACGATCGCCCCGAACAGATCAGCGCCCTCATCAACGTCAGGAACTTCGGCACCAGGCCCGCCAAACGCGACATCTCCTTGCTGGTCGACGGCCAGATCAAGAACGTACAGGACCTGCCGGAACTCGCCCCCTATGGGCGACCTGACGCGATCCACGCCGCAAAGTACACCAAGGATCCCGCCGACAACAGCCAGGCAACCGCCGCGTTCGAGATGATGCTCGACACCGCCGCCACGATCGAAGTCCGGCTCTCCGGCGAAGACGCGCTGGCCATCGACGACCGGGCCTTCGCCGTGGTCACTCCGCCGCGATCGATCAAGGCCCTGCTCGTCAGCCCTGGTAACCGTTTCCTGAGAATCGCCATCGGAGCCGTGCTCGACAGCTTCGACATCTGGCAGCCCGAAGAGTATGAGAAGGCGAGCGACGACAAACTGATCGAGGACGGACGCTGCGTGTACAACGTCGTGGTGTTCGACGGCCATTCCACCAACCGGTTGCCGCCGGGTAACTACCTGTTCTTCGCCGCCGCTCCGCTGATTCCCGATGTGACGCTCGGCGACGTCGTACCCGCCCCGGTCTTGCTCGATTGGGACGACACGCACCCTGTCCTCCGGCACGTCAACGTCGCCACCATGTCGTTGTTCTCCTGCCACAAGCCGGAACTGCCCTCCGATGCTCAAACACTCATCGAGGCTACCAGCGGCCCCGTCCTGTCTCTGCTGACCCGCGAGCGCCGCCAGTATCTGATCTGCTCGTTCAGCCTTTTCGATGAAGACCGCACGCACGTGAATACCGACTGGCCCTATCAGGAAGGGCTGGTAATGTTCATGTTCAATGCCCTGCGGTTTCTCTCGGGAAGTTCGACCATCGGACAGCAGCCGTCGGTCAGCCCCGGGCAGGCGTTCACCGTCAGCGTCAAGCCCGGGACCCGGGAAATCACCGTCCGTCGCCCGGACGGCACCACCGACAAGGCCGCCGCCTCCGCCTCGGGTCTGGCCACCTATGGAAGGACAAACCGCGTCGGTCTCTATCATCTCGAAACGGGAATTCCCGGCGAGGATGCGCGGGCCGTTAATCTCCTCGACGCTTCGGAAAGCCTCATCGCCTCAAACAAGGCCCTCCGAGTCGCCTCGGGCGAGACCGTGGCCGTCCGAGGAAGCGACTACGTGAATCGCCCGCTATGGCCCTGGATCCTCGGAGGCTTGGGCGCTATCCTTCTGGTGGAATGGATCGTCTACAACAAGCGGGTCTTCGTCTGA
- a CDS encoding GGDEF domain-containing protein, with protein MAAERNSCVRQSLWFGVSLAVMVVLVGAGLLQHFQLGVDEQEAEKVRAVAMAETYATQAAAVMRSGRGAELEAFVDKTPLHPSACLLAVLDRHDHALAARGNKALIRRFVELGFKGPQSLEPGAWSLAGDPEHKVPPLTLVGVPIVQPDGAGQLGFLVYAARLSGQDGLATGRIARFFLGLVIVSLIGLAAGFSWMRSRVLQPLAELVSQVKARESSGEEEMPATLTDRGDEMGVIARAIVRERQELKGWQSRALQIERVADTRLAAERQRISRELRQAEKKITTDPLTNLGNRQLLMDRFVEIFDTQKRAGHDLSVILIDVDHFKEVNDTLGHKAGDELLVFVGELLRQCLREHDMAVRYGGDEFLLVLPSVTLSNAAAVAERTIRLFAQQAGVLAVQPKPSMSAGVASLVAHMPASAEELLEMADQALYEAKKAGKSLVRVAGGVAVATEPS; from the coding sequence ATGGCAGCAGAGCGCAACTCGTGCGTAAGACAGAGCTTATGGTTCGGCGTGAGCCTGGCGGTGATGGTAGTACTTGTTGGTGCCGGGCTTTTGCAGCATTTCCAGCTCGGAGTCGACGAACAGGAAGCTGAGAAGGTGCGAGCCGTGGCAATGGCTGAGACCTACGCCACGCAGGCGGCCGCGGTCATGAGAAGCGGTCGCGGGGCGGAGCTCGAGGCTTTTGTGGACAAGACGCCGCTGCATCCCAGCGCTTGCCTGTTGGCCGTCCTTGACCGGCATGATCATGCTCTCGCAGCCCGCGGCAACAAAGCGTTGATCAGGCGTTTTGTGGAACTGGGGTTTAAAGGTCCACAGTCATTGGAACCTGGTGCCTGGAGTCTTGCCGGTGACCCGGAGCACAAGGTACCGCCTCTGACCCTGGTGGGAGTACCGATTGTGCAGCCCGACGGCGCCGGGCAGCTTGGTTTCCTCGTTTATGCGGCCCGGCTTTCGGGGCAGGATGGTTTGGCAACCGGAAGAATTGCGAGATTCTTCCTCGGGCTGGTCATTGTCTCATTGATCGGGCTCGCGGCCGGTTTCTCGTGGATGCGTTCCAGGGTGCTGCAGCCGTTGGCCGAGTTGGTCAGTCAGGTGAAGGCGAGGGAGTCTTCGGGTGAAGAGGAGATGCCCGCGACGCTGACCGACCGTGGAGATGAGATGGGTGTCATCGCAAGGGCGATCGTCCGGGAGCGACAGGAACTGAAAGGGTGGCAATCGCGGGCCTTGCAGATCGAGCGGGTAGCGGACACTCGTCTTGCGGCGGAGAGACAACGCATCAGCCGTGAGCTGCGGCAAGCGGAGAAGAAGATAACCACTGATCCGTTGACCAATCTCGGCAACCGGCAGTTGCTGATGGATAGGTTTGTCGAGATCTTCGATACTCAGAAACGGGCCGGCCATGATTTGTCGGTTATTCTGATAGACGTCGATCATTTCAAAGAGGTAAACGATACGCTGGGGCACAAGGCCGGCGACGAGTTGCTCGTTTTTGTGGGCGAGCTGCTCAGACAGTGTCTTCGCGAGCACGATATGGCGGTTCGGTACGGCGGCGACGAATTCCTGCTTGTGCTGCCGTCGGTCACTCTTTCAAACGCGGCGGCGGTAGCGGAGCGGACGATTCGTTTGTTTGCCCAGCAGGCCGGAGTGCTGGCTGTGCAACCCAAGCCTTCGATGAGCGCGGGGGTGGCGTCGCTGGTAGCGCACATGCCTGCTTCGGCCGAGGAGCTTCTGGAGATGGCCGATCAGGCTCTGTATGAGGCCAAGAAGGCAGGCAAGTCGCTGGTTCGTGTGGCCGGCGGTGTCGCGGTTGCGACCGAACCGTCTTGA